The following DNA comes from Moritella sp. 24.
TTGGTGTATTACCTGAAGATAGCCTTATCGGTGTGGGTGTTAACGCATTTTGGGACGTAGAATTAAACTCGGGAAATCATCGTTTATCGGTGGGTGCTAAATATGATGATCCGAATTATATCTTCAATCTGTCATCGAATATTTATTTTCCATTATCAGGTAAAGGCAGTGAAGATGACTTAGTTAACAGTATGGATATTCGTGCTGAAGGGGCAATTACTCCCACTTTACAATTCCATAGTTCGTTTGAATACTTTTTTGGTGATGATATTCAAGTGACTGAGGATTATGACCCAACGAATAATAGTAATAAATTGACTGCGGGGCTTGATTACACGCCAATCCCATTATTACAATTTGGTGTTGAAGCGACAAAAGTGAAAGATCATGAAGTTGGCTATGGTGTCTACCTTTACTTCAATTATGATCCGTGGCGTCCATTTAATGAACAGCTCGAACTTATTTTAGATAGTGATTTTTCTATGCATCAAATGATTCCATTCTCGCGTTCTAAAGTACTTCCGCGTACTGGAAACTAGTGTAAAGTACCCGTCATCGTTATACGCGCAGATAAAGTGTGGGGAACACAGTGACAAATAAAAATGACGGGTTTAGCTTCAAGCAATTTCATGTTTCACATGCTGATTGTGCGATGAAAGTCGGCACTGATGGTATTTTACTCGGTGGCTGGACTAAGGTAAACATGCCATCATCAGTGCCATTGAAAGCACTTGATATTGGCACTGGTTCGGGCCTTATCAGCTTGATGTTAGCCCAACGTTGCGAAGGCAATATACAAGCAGTCGCAATTGATATCGATGAGTCTGCATGTCAGCAAGCTAAACGCAATGTAGATAACTCACCATGGCCTTCATTAATTACAGTTAAACATGTTGCGTTGCAGGCTTTCACTCAGGAATATAAAGTAGAAGCTGCTAAATTTGATCTTATTGTTTCTAACCCTCCTTATTTTGTTCACGGCCAATATTTTGCTGATGACGCCCGTAAAACGGCGAGACATACAGGCAGTTTAACCCACCAAGAATTGGTTAGTTGTGCGCTAGAGTTATTAGCACCTAATGGTCGTATTGCGCTTGTATTGCCTTATGATTCAGGTTGTGAACTTGTTACTTATTGCCAACAATTGGGTAATTTACAAATAAGTTGCCTAAATATAAAAACCACGCCTACAAAGCCT
Coding sequences within:
- a CDS encoding inverse autotransporter beta domain-containing protein; its protein translation is MIFSLGIPRLVALSSIVLFSVLSIPIHAADDKYYSENDDKISNKGYWGKQRGHLGGEEQRKPKPVVEEPEEPAFEPFLFPEPLYSNISFGLQLHSNYEDYDRHGTSLANNPGIDYVVDNVFTDDLVWQANVDYKNDDVLISNGIGVLPEDSLIGVGVNAFWDVELNSGNHRLSVGAKYDDPNYIFNLSSNIYFPLSGKGSEDDLVNSMDIRAEGAITPTLQFHSSFEYFFGDDIQVTEDYDPTNNSNKLTAGLDYTPIPLLQFGVEATKVKDHEVGYGVYLYFNYDPWRPFNEQLELILDSDFSMHQMIPFSRSKVLPRTGN
- a CDS encoding tRNA1(Val) (adenine(37)-N6)-methyltransferase; translation: MTNKNDGFSFKQFHVSHADCAMKVGTDGILLGGWTKVNMPSSVPLKALDIGTGSGLISLMLAQRCEGNIQAVAIDIDESACQQAKRNVDNSPWPSLITVKHVALQAFTQEYKVEAAKFDLIVSNPPYFVHGQYFADDARKTARHTGSLTHQELVSCALELLAPNGRIALVLPYDSGCELVTYCQQLGNLQISCLNIKTTPTKPYKRMLMSISRGNSTLEEQSLTVHNPDGSYSNDYQLITKDFYLNM